One genomic segment of Catenulispora sp. MAP5-51 includes these proteins:
- a CDS encoding MarR family winged helix-turn-helix transcriptional regulator: MREPASDDDDPLFFVSLPASVRESYVFLARKAAQRVTALAHEALGPFGLTLRHFGVLNLVELEPGQNQRVVGARLGIDRTTVVAVTDDLERAGLLERRRGKDRRSFALYLTPVGVAQLKQLRKLVDLAQEDFLAPLAADERDTLRELLGRLVA, from the coding sequence GTGCGGGAACCAGCGTCGGACGACGACGATCCGCTGTTCTTCGTGTCCCTCCCGGCCTCGGTCCGGGAGTCGTACGTGTTCCTGGCGCGCAAAGCGGCCCAGCGCGTCACGGCCCTGGCGCACGAGGCCCTGGGCCCGTTCGGCCTGACCCTGCGCCATTTCGGGGTGCTGAACCTGGTGGAGCTCGAACCGGGCCAGAACCAGCGGGTCGTGGGCGCGCGCCTGGGAATAGACCGCACCACGGTGGTCGCGGTCACCGACGATCTGGAGCGCGCCGGCTTGCTGGAACGGCGCCGAGGCAAGGACCGCCGCTCGTTCGCGCTGTACCTGACGCCGGTCGGCGTCGCGCAGCTGAAGCAACTGCGGAAGCTGGTGGATCTGGCGCAGGAGGACTTCCTGGCGCCGCTCGCCGCCGACGAGCGGGACACGTTGCGGGAGTTGTTGGGCCGACTGGTGGCTTAG
- a CDS encoding phenazine biosynthesis protein, which produces MLLDPPAEGVPQADELLRAAMEWHFSPETGSPYWVGRAKEFDFDPRADVATVADLRLFAKVGVDFSAVPAGQLIPRGCLERGDEFGVYESGGATGAPKRIVDATSRAGAVRWQSRMLDEQGFPAGEGSWLHIGPTGPHIMAKNVRNLAHRRGFLCNYVDLDPRWVRRCLAEGRREDFQRYVDHIFDQVRDVVASQPVRAISSTPRMLELLTARTDVLPLLRQTVRGVIWGGTSADGETLRLLQEEVFPEATVRGVYGNTMMGIAPQRSPLPDDKAGCVFRPFHPYSIVELVDPENPDRAVDVDEEGRVRVTVLSRDFFAPPTLERDLAIRRASAPGWAGLELSQVRPYEPAGTKVIEGVY; this is translated from the coding sequence ATGCTTCTCGATCCGCCCGCCGAGGGCGTGCCGCAGGCCGACGAGCTCCTGCGGGCCGCGATGGAATGGCATTTCTCGCCGGAGACCGGCAGTCCGTACTGGGTCGGGCGGGCCAAGGAGTTCGACTTCGATCCGCGCGCGGACGTGGCCACCGTCGCCGACCTGCGGCTGTTCGCGAAGGTCGGCGTCGACTTCAGCGCGGTGCCGGCCGGGCAGCTGATCCCGCGCGGCTGTCTGGAGCGCGGCGACGAGTTCGGGGTCTACGAATCCGGCGGCGCGACCGGCGCCCCCAAGCGCATCGTGGACGCGACCTCGCGGGCCGGCGCCGTGCGCTGGCAGAGCCGGATGCTCGACGAGCAGGGCTTCCCGGCCGGCGAGGGCAGCTGGCTGCACATCGGCCCGACCGGGCCGCACATCATGGCCAAGAACGTCAGGAACCTGGCCCACCGGCGCGGCTTCCTGTGCAACTACGTCGACCTCGACCCGCGCTGGGTCCGCCGCTGCCTGGCCGAGGGCCGCCGCGAGGACTTCCAGCGCTACGTCGACCACATCTTCGACCAGGTCCGCGACGTGGTCGCCAGCCAGCCGGTCCGGGCGATCTCCAGCACGCCGCGCATGCTGGAGCTGCTCACCGCCCGCACCGACGTGCTGCCGCTGCTGCGCCAGACGGTGCGCGGCGTCATCTGGGGCGGCACCAGCGCCGACGGCGAGACCCTGCGGCTGCTGCAGGAGGAGGTGTTCCCCGAGGCCACGGTGCGCGGCGTCTACGGCAACACCATGATGGGGATCGCGCCGCAGCGCAGCCCGCTGCCCGACGACAAGGCCGGGTGCGTCTTCCGGCCCTTCCACCCCTACAGCATCGTCGAGCTCGTCGATCCGGAGAACCCGGACCGTGCCGTGGACGTCGACGAGGAGGGACGCGTGCGGGTCACGGTGCTGTCCCGCGACTTCTTCGCGCCGCCGACGCTGGAGCGTGACCTGGCGATCCGGCGTGCTTCGGCGCCCGGCTGGGCCGGCCTGGAACTGTCCCAGGTGCGTCCTTACGAGCCGGCCGGGACGAAGGTCATCGAGGGCGTGTACTGA
- a CDS encoding aldehyde dehydrogenase family protein: MSPNDSLAQIPVIRAGRPARSASTSVLAGVDGTPLATVHQAPPLLGRLTVAGARDAAGSADTLPDPAIFRRAGELFATAELNGLGPKEYCDLQSRAAGVPITVARHSLDDMVHNFANAAPRAAAERPAGAAPGAEACGPGEVLPLWTRRGDVLAVVAPSNNPGTHTQWLVALACGYRLVIRPGSRDPLTPARMVAALLEAGIEPSALSLLPGGHELGDALVEAADLSMVFGGDQAARRYAHDRRVILRGPGRSKLLHSGELTEAVLDTVVASATHDAGLRCTCATAVFTDSDPRELAEALADRMAPLTAAPPQSDRAQLPVLPTAEAHAMRGSLAARLAGAEDVAAARYPDGPVAELGDGSAALRPAVLLCDRVDHPGSRIEMPFPCLWVLPWRRSDGLAPLGETLALTVLADDPALAREALRRPAIRKVLAGPVPTWTAGDTSPHDGFLSHELMEARAYGIS, translated from the coding sequence ATGAGCCCGAACGACTCTCTGGCGCAGATACCGGTCATCCGCGCGGGCCGGCCCGCGCGGTCGGCGTCGACGTCGGTGCTGGCCGGGGTCGACGGCACGCCGCTGGCCACGGTCCACCAGGCGCCCCCGCTGCTCGGCCGGCTCACCGTCGCCGGGGCCCGCGACGCCGCCGGGAGCGCCGATACCCTTCCCGATCCCGCGATCTTCCGCCGCGCGGGTGAGCTGTTCGCCACCGCCGAGCTGAACGGGCTGGGCCCGAAAGAGTATTGCGACCTTCAGTCCCGCGCGGCCGGCGTCCCGATCACCGTGGCCCGGCACTCCCTGGACGACATGGTCCACAACTTCGCCAACGCCGCCCCGCGCGCCGCCGCCGAACGGCCGGCCGGCGCCGCTCCGGGAGCTGAGGCCTGCGGCCCCGGCGAGGTCCTGCCGCTGTGGACGCGGCGCGGCGACGTGCTCGCGGTCGTGGCGCCCAGCAACAACCCCGGCACCCACACCCAGTGGCTGGTCGCGCTGGCCTGCGGCTACCGTCTGGTGATCCGTCCCGGCAGCCGCGACCCGCTGACCCCGGCCCGCATGGTCGCCGCCCTGCTGGAAGCCGGGATCGAGCCCTCGGCCCTGTCGCTGCTGCCCGGCGGCCACGAGCTCGGCGACGCGCTCGTCGAGGCCGCCGACCTGAGCATGGTCTTCGGCGGCGACCAGGCCGCGCGCCGCTACGCCCACGACCGCCGGGTCATCCTGCGCGGGCCCGGCCGCTCCAAGCTCCTGCACAGCGGGGAACTCACCGAGGCGGTGCTCGACACCGTCGTCGCCTCGGCGACCCACGACGCCGGACTGCGGTGCACCTGCGCCACCGCCGTGTTCACCGACTCCGACCCGCGCGAGCTGGCCGAGGCGCTCGCCGACCGGATGGCGCCGCTCACCGCCGCGCCGCCGCAGTCCGACCGGGCTCAGCTGCCGGTGCTCCCGACGGCCGAGGCGCACGCCATGCGCGGCTCGCTGGCCGCCCGCCTGGCAGGGGCCGAAGACGTCGCCGCCGCGCGGTATCCCGACGGACCGGTCGCAGAGCTCGGCGACGGGTCGGCCGCGCTGCGGCCCGCGGTCCTGCTGTGCGACCGCGTGGATCACCCCGGCTCGCGGATCGAGATGCCGTTCCCGTGCCTGTGGGTCCTGCCGTGGCGGCGCTCGGACGGGTTGGCGCCGCTGGGGGAGACGCTGGCCCTGACCGTCCTGGCCGACGACCCCGCACTGGCCCGCGAGGCGCTGCGGCGCCCGGCGATCCGCAAGGTCCTGGCCGGGCCGGTCCCGACCTGGACCGCCGGCGACACCAGCCCGCACGACGGATTCCTCAGCCACGAGCTGATGGAAGCGCGTGCGTACGGAATCTCCTGA
- a CDS encoding SDR family NAD(P)-dependent oxidoreductase, with protein sequence MKAATPIQPRTILVTGGGSGIGKAVATLFAADGDHVFITGRRKDLLEAAAEEIPGDVTAIVCDHTDPDQLIALAAQLPPALDVLVNNAGGNRDMEGPPPAGLHELAARWRANLEANLLAAVLTTAVVDDRLGPGSAVVNIGSFAADRGAGSYGAAKAGMNTWNIFLAKQLGARGITCNVVAPGYIDETEFFHGRKTPEFHAERVTETLIQRAGKPADIAEAVRFLASPAARHITCQVLRVDGGVVHSR encoded by the coding sequence ATGAAGGCGGCTACACCGATACAGCCCCGGACCATCCTGGTGACCGGCGGCGGCAGCGGCATCGGCAAAGCGGTCGCGACGCTGTTCGCCGCCGACGGCGACCACGTCTTCATCACCGGCCGGCGCAAAGACCTGCTGGAGGCGGCGGCCGAGGAGATCCCCGGCGACGTCACCGCGATCGTCTGCGACCACACCGACCCCGACCAGCTGATCGCGCTGGCCGCGCAGCTCCCGCCCGCCCTGGACGTCCTGGTCAACAACGCCGGCGGCAACCGCGACATGGAGGGCCCGCCCCCGGCCGGACTGCACGAGCTGGCCGCGCGCTGGCGGGCCAACCTGGAGGCGAACCTGCTCGCCGCCGTCCTGACCACCGCCGTCGTCGACGACCGGCTGGGTCCCGGCTCGGCCGTGGTCAACATCGGCTCCTTCGCGGCCGACCGCGGCGCCGGCTCCTACGGCGCGGCCAAGGCCGGGATGAACACCTGGAACATCTTCCTGGCCAAGCAGCTCGGCGCGCGCGGCATCACCTGCAACGTCGTGGCACCCGGATACATCGACGAGACAGAGTTCTTCCACGGCAGGAAAACCCCCGAGTTCCACGCCGAGCGGGTCACCGAGACGCTCATCCAGCGCGCCGGCAAGCCGGCCGACATCGCCGAGGCCGTGCGCTTCCTGGCCTCCCCGGCCGCGCGGCACATCACCTGCCAGGTGCTGCGCGTGGACGGCGGAGTCGTCCACAGCCGCTGA
- a CDS encoding FmdE family protein: MDRTESYRQVVAFHRHECPGAALGLRVAEAALARVGVAAGDPALLVVAETDTCAVDALQVLTGCTVGKRNLVLEDTGRRVFTFWAPGRDLGLRIRAKAGSIAFRDAEVQALAEHIEQGQATAEEAARFAAIQADRTARILEMPEEDILAVDEVKGPIPTRKLVAPVEPCVDCGEPTSVETLHDHRGRMVCPACHLAAHGGVLPDGHGDHGHHPLSQAGQGQGQGHGHGHSHGHGHQHEHQH, translated from the coding sequence ATGGATCGCACGGAGTCCTACCGCCAGGTGGTCGCGTTCCACCGCCACGAATGCCCGGGCGCCGCGCTCGGCCTGCGCGTCGCCGAGGCCGCGCTGGCCCGCGTCGGCGTCGCCGCCGGCGACCCGGCCCTGCTGGTCGTCGCCGAGACCGACACCTGCGCCGTGGACGCGCTGCAGGTGCTGACCGGCTGCACGGTCGGCAAGCGCAACCTCGTGCTCGAGGACACCGGCCGCCGCGTCTTCACGTTCTGGGCCCCCGGCCGCGACCTGGGCCTGCGCATCCGCGCCAAGGCCGGCAGCATCGCCTTCCGCGACGCCGAGGTCCAGGCACTGGCCGAACACATCGAGCAGGGCCAGGCCACCGCCGAGGAAGCGGCGCGCTTCGCCGCGATCCAGGCCGACCGGACCGCCCGGATCCTGGAGATGCCGGAGGAGGACATCCTCGCGGTGGACGAGGTGAAGGGCCCGATCCCGACCCGCAAGCTGGTGGCCCCGGTGGAGCCGTGCGTGGACTGCGGCGAGCCGACCAGCGTGGAGACGCTGCACGACCACCGCGGGCGCATGGTGTGCCCGGCGTGCCACCTGGCAGCGCACGGCGGCGTGCTGCCGGACGGGCACGGCGACCACGGGCACCACCCGCTGAGCCAGGCGGGACAGGGGCAGGGACAGGGGCACGGCCACGGGCACAGCCACGGCCACGGGCATCAGCACGAGCACCAGCACTGA
- a CDS encoding DUF6059 family protein, which translates to MRPVVRRRLEAVGKAMLAGLTAYAWYWSPATRTRRREPQQTPEKQPEPVAEPSAGPPPGHPERMPRRTRLSRVERALFRQLERTGRDG; encoded by the coding sequence ATGAGGCCCGTGGTGCGGCGCCGCCTGGAGGCCGTCGGGAAGGCGATGCTGGCCGGGCTGACGGCGTACGCGTGGTACTGGTCGCCGGCCACCCGGACGCGGCGTCGCGAGCCGCAGCAGACCCCTGAGAAGCAGCCCGAGCCGGTGGCCGAACCGTCGGCCGGACCGCCGCCCGGACATCCCGAGCGGATGCCGCGTCGGACGCGCCTCAGCCGGGTCGAGCGGGCTTTGTTCAGGCAGTTGGAGCGCACCGGCCGGGACGGCTGA